The following proteins come from a genomic window of Myxococcota bacterium:
- a CDS encoding ester cyclase, translating into MTVEERNLSVIRRWLEAWNRHDVDAAVALCAEDMVNHGRKVGRKGAAFVMRDILTTFPDQTITVENMVATGDAVIFRATVTATHLGTGRLPVDGGLLMGVPPTGKRYSNQHIHWFTLREGEILEHRANRDDIGMMVQLGLLPPPPPFPG; encoded by the coding sequence GTGACCGTCGAAGAGCGAAACCTGTCGGTGATTCGCCGTTGGCTCGAAGCGTGGAACCGCCACGACGTCGACGCCGCGGTCGCCCTGTGTGCCGAGGACATGGTGAACCACGGCCGGAAAGTGGGTCGCAAGGGCGCGGCGTTCGTCATGCGCGACATCCTGACGACCTTTCCCGACCAGACGATCACCGTCGAGAACATGGTGGCCACGGGCGACGCAGTGATCTTCCGCGCCACCGTGACCGCGACGCATCTGGGCACCGGCCGACTCCCGGTCGATGGCGGTCTCTTGATGGGCGTGCCGCCGACCGGGAAGCGCTACTCGAACCAGCACATTCACTGGTTCACGCTGCGCGAGGGTGAGATCCTCGAGCACCGCGCGAATCGCGACGACATCGGCATGATGGTGCAGCTCGGCCTGTTGCCACCGCCGCCGCCGTTCCCGGGCTAA